The genomic window ACTGCAAAATACATGACCGCGAATCGTTTCGTCGCATTTATGATAAATCGGCCGCGTATCAAGGATCGACTTGGTGGTGCGAATTATATCTTCGACCATCCACAAGCTTTTGTAAGCCATGGCCTTTTCGGCAGGGTAATCAGTATTCGTTCGCAATACCCATACTCCGTCAAAACGTTCTTCATTTTTAATCTGATTTTCATCAACGATGAAATGTCCTTTCCCCTCTATTTTCAAAAACCGCCGATACCCCCTGTTCCCAACCAGACTTTTATCGCCTTGTTTCAACTTGTCGCGCAGGTGGGCAACTTTTTCCGCTTTCAACCGGTAGGGCGAACCCTCAGGGTGAGCCGATCTTCATCAGACGGCTCGGCAGGGACGCCTCGCCCTACCTATTGGGCAACTTTGAAATTCCTATATTGAAATAGAAAGGCGCAGGGATCCGACCACACTCACCGATCTGCAACGCGCCGCCAGGTATTATTATCTGGCAGCGGCCCGGCTTCGGCGGCAAGACAGATGACCGTAGCCGGTCATTCGGGTCTGGCGCAACTCGGCCTATGAACCTTAACTTAACCACAATGGAAGAGACGATTATGCAAGCGCATTGGCGGCTTCAACGCGTCACGATCGAACGGCTTGATTCCCGTGCCTGTATCGAGCGATATGATCGGCCGGAAACGTTCTTTTATGTCGACCCGCCTTATTATGGTGTCAGCCAGGATTATGCCGTCAAATTATGCGAGGCCGATTTTCTCCGGCTCCGGGATACTCTTCAAAAGACCGCCGGCGCTTCATCTTGTCATTAAACGACTGCCCCGGTCCGTAAAATGTATGCCGGCTTCAGGATGCAAAAGGTTTTAATAAAATACCCCAGCGGCAACAGCCGCGTAAAATCTGATATCCGCTCCATCCCCCGCGCCGAATTGCTGATTTCAAACTGGGAAAAGAAATAATTTTAACCCTTTTAGCACCTGAAATGTCAAAAGCCGTGATGAAAAGCAAGAAAATAATGCTGGGTAAGGATGATGTGGGATGAAATATATGCGCGGA from Kiritimatiellia bacterium includes these protein-coding regions:
- a CDS encoding DNA adenine methylase, whose product is MNLNLTTMEETIMQAHWRLQRVTIERLDSRACIERYDRPETFFYVDPPYYGVSQDYAVKLCEADFLRLRDTLQKTAGASSCH